The following nucleotide sequence is from Prosthecobacter sp..
GCGGGAAGGGTAGCTGTAGGAACGCGGATAATAGCTCGGACGATACACAGGCGAGCCGTAGGGGTTGCCCCAAGTGAGCGGATCGTCATAGACGTAGCAGGAGGACAGACCGGTGGCGAGAAGAAGCGCACCGACGGCGGTGAGGAGTTTCCGTTTCATAGGTGCGGGATTCGACGCAGCGTTTTGAAGTCTATTCAGAGAAAGTTGCACCTCCCATGAAGCGCGGCATCGTCGTGCCACGCATGTCCGCCGAATCCGTCACCCCCGCCATCCTGTTCACCCTGAGCGCCGAGGAGGCACGGATCATGGGCTGCCTGCTCGAAAAGGAGATCACGCTGCCGGATTACTACCCGATGACGCTCAATGCGCTGGTGACGGCCTGCAATCAGACGACGAACCGCGACCCCATCGTGCGCTACGACGAGCGCACGGTGCTTCGAGCGCTGGAATCGATGAAATCTCACGCCTACGTGTTTGAGGTCAATATTGTCGGCGGGCGGGCGCTGAAATACCGCCATAACCTGAAGGGCAAGCTTCCCGGTCTGGAACGTCCGCACATGGCGCTGCTGTGCATGCTGCTGCTGCGCGGCCCGCAAACCGCCGGTGAGCTGCGGCAGCGCACCGAACGGCTGCACGCCTTCTCGGACATGCCGGGCGTGGAGAACACGCTGGCCGAATTGATCGGCTACAGTGAAGGGCCGCTCGTTCAATGCATTCCCGCAGGACCCGGACAACGCGTGGCGCAGTTCATGCATCTGTTCTGCGGCGAGGTGGCCGGCACAGCCGCGACGACGATCCTGGCCCCGACTCCTGCGGCTCTGCCCGCAGAGGAATCATCCGACGTTGACTGGCGGGCGAAGATGGAAGCCGAGATCACGCTGCTAAAGGCGCAGGTGTCACGGCTGCAGACGCTGATCGGCGCGGTGAAGTGAATCGCCGGGTTATTCCAGCCGCTTCAGGCTGCCAATGCGGTACGCACCTCCGAGCAGGCGCATGTTGTCACGCTCGGCATTGAAAGTGTCGAGGTAAAGGATGTGCGGGAAGTCGTCGAGCTCGATGACGTGCCAGGTGTCCTTCGCACTCTTGAATGCTTCGGCCAGATCGTTGAGGTCGTTGATGGCCTTGCCGTTCACTTTGTTGATCACCTGGCCACCGAGCTTGTCATAACCCTGCGCACTGGGTGTGGGCAGCACCATGCTGAGGAAGACGAGCTTTTTGCGGCCTTCTTCCTCATACTTGTCAGGATGCGTGGCAATGCGGGTGAGACGCAGG
It contains:
- a CDS encoding YceH family protein, which gives rise to MKRGIVVPRMSAESVTPAILFTLSAEEARIMGCLLEKEITLPDYYPMTLNALVTACNQTTNRDPIVRYDERTVLRALESMKSHAYVFEVNIVGGRALKYRHNLKGKLPGLERPHMALLCMLLLRGPQTAGELRQRTERLHAFSDMPGVENTLAELIGYSEGPLVQCIPAGPGQRVAQFMHLFCGEVAGTAATTILAPTPAALPAEESSDVDWRAKMEAEITLLKAQVSRLQTLIGAVK